The following coding sequences lie in one Psychrobacter arenosus genomic window:
- a CDS encoding fatty acid desaturase has protein sequence MLAKLVTTLPLKSLRAAMRASSSLIGAAGAQAVKSKNSNDLSTANTGMNSVQSVAALPTGTTLPAEASESEVKEWGFKHAPINWIPAAVLIATPLAAAIITPWYLMTHKVSAPVWGVFGAFMVWTGMSITTGYHRLMAHRAYKAHPLVRNFFLVGATLAVQGSAFDWCSGHRTHHRHVDDPMDDPYSAKRGFWFSHIGWMLREYPSGKFDYKNIPDLTKDKVLQIQHKYYGLWVLAANVGLVAAVGWLVGDVKGTLVLAGLLRLVLTHHFTFFINSLCHMYGSRPYTDTNTARDNFLLAIFTWGEGYHNYHHFFQYDYRNGVKWWQYDPTKWTILALSKLGLTSDLRTVDDLTIKHAEVQMQFKNAEAQIEKATNGHPDMGEKMHQFKDRIKFEYDAFTQTVEEWQALKAKAIELKKTEFADRLHEVDEVLKGEYSKIEKKIFKHNDNLRQAFRRVGYRPA, from the coding sequence ATGCTAGCGAAACTTGTGACCACATTACCGCTAAAAAGCTTGCGTGCTGCTATGCGCGCCTCATCCTCTTTGATTGGAGCTGCGGGCGCACAAGCCGTAAAATCAAAGAATTCTAACGACTTATCGACTGCTAATACTGGTATGAACTCTGTGCAGAGCGTGGCTGCTTTGCCAACAGGGACGACTTTGCCAGCTGAAGCATCAGAATCAGAAGTAAAAGAATGGGGCTTTAAACATGCGCCTATCAACTGGATTCCAGCGGCAGTATTAATCGCCACGCCTTTAGCGGCGGCCATTATCACCCCTTGGTATTTGATGACGCATAAAGTCAGTGCGCCAGTTTGGGGCGTGTTCGGTGCCTTTATGGTTTGGACGGGTATGAGTATTACTACCGGTTATCACCGTCTCATGGCGCATCGTGCTTATAAGGCTCATCCGTTAGTGCGTAACTTTTTCTTAGTAGGCGCAACCTTAGCCGTTCAAGGCTCTGCCTTTGATTGGTGTTCAGGTCACCGTACCCATCACCGTCACGTTGATGATCCGATGGATGATCCGTATTCAGCCAAGCGCGGTTTTTGGTTCAGCCATATCGGTTGGATGTTACGCGAGTACCCAAGTGGTAAATTCGACTATAAAAACATCCCGGATTTGACCAAAGATAAAGTGCTGCAAATTCAGCATAAATACTATGGTTTATGGGTATTGGCAGCCAACGTGGGCTTGGTAGCTGCAGTAGGTTGGTTGGTTGGCGATGTCAAAGGCACCTTGGTGCTTGCCGGGCTATTACGTCTGGTGTTAACGCATCACTTTACCTTCTTTATCAACTCGCTATGTCATATGTATGGCAGCCGTCCTTACACGGATACCAACACGGCGCGTGATAACTTCTTACTGGCCATCTTTACTTGGGGTGAGGGTTATCACAATTACCATCACTTCTTCCAATATGACTACCGTAATGGTGTTAAATGGTGGCAGTATGATCCTACCAAATGGACCATCTTGGCGTTATCAAAACTAGGCCTAACCAGTGATTTACGTACCGTTGACGACTTGACGATTAAGCATGCTGAAGTGCAGATGCAATTTAAGAATGCCGAAGCACAAATTGAGAAGGCGACTAACGGTCATCCTGATATGGGCGAAAAAATGCATCAGTTTAAAGACCGTATCAAGTTTGAGTACGATGCCTTTACCCAGACTGTCGAAGAATGGCAAGCGCTAAAAGCTAAAGCTATTGAATTGAAAAAGACTGAGTTTGCAGACCGCCTACACGAAGTTGATGAAGTGTTAAAAGGTGAATATAGTAAAATCGAGAAAAAAATCTTTAAGCACAATGATAACTTACGTCAAGCGTTTCGCCGCGTAGGTTACCGTCCAGCTTAG
- a CDS encoding protein adenylyltransferase SelO, which translates to MNYQNSYVRLDPRLYHRQPPTPLDNPKAGHFNSAVAARLEWDKDETLMARWVEILGGQYVPEDFSPLSMAYAGHQFGQWAGQLGDGRGLLMAQVLDNTGKLQDLHLKGSGLTPYSRMGDGRAVLRSTIREYLCGHALNNVGIASSDALGFVVSETPVRRERMEQGAALMRVADCHIRLGHIEWIASFAPDLLAEFTDYMIDTYYPECRQAANPVAEFLTQVVTRTAHMIADWQLIGFAHGVMNTDNLSITGSTLDFGPFGFMERFNPSWINNHSDHTGRYSYQNQPAIGHWNMNVWLPHFMRLPNIDRSTLADCLEPYETAFMTRYQQGLCRKLGLPFSRDSMVLAFEWLTLMEDYNLDYTNSFRALIGLIYKELLADQTASDSYAHEQQLLQILLAELNTAGTEATTEWQGWQTRYLNAIKAASTAEAPVPSLTEIVESMATANPVYILRNGMAQTAIEQATSGDFAEVDRLYQLLSSPYQVQPIATPADTQPPAPDAPMLPISCSS; encoded by the coding sequence ATGAATTATCAAAACAGCTACGTCCGTCTGGATCCCCGCCTCTATCATCGCCAACCGCCGACCCCGCTGGACAATCCTAAAGCCGGTCACTTTAACTCAGCAGTTGCTGCGCGTCTTGAGTGGGATAAGGACGAGACTTTGATGGCTCGTTGGGTAGAGATTCTGGGCGGCCAGTATGTCCCTGAAGATTTCTCGCCTTTATCTATGGCTTATGCGGGACATCAATTCGGTCAATGGGCTGGGCAATTGGGCGATGGTCGTGGCTTATTGATGGCGCAAGTGCTCGATAATACGGGCAAACTGCAGGACTTACATTTAAAAGGTAGCGGTCTGACCCCTTATTCGCGGATGGGCGATGGGCGGGCGGTACTGCGTAGTACTATTCGTGAATATCTATGCGGACATGCGTTAAATAATGTCGGTATTGCTTCGTCTGATGCGTTAGGATTTGTGGTATCAGAAACTCCCGTTCGACGTGAGCGTATGGAGCAAGGCGCGGCATTAATGCGCGTGGCAGATTGCCACATCCGTTTGGGCCATATCGAATGGATAGCGAGCTTTGCCCCCGATTTACTAGCAGAATTTACGGATTATATGATTGATACTTATTATCCTGAGTGCCGACAAGCGGCTAATCCTGTTGCGGAATTTTTAACTCAGGTAGTGACCCGTACTGCACATATGATTGCGGATTGGCAGTTAATTGGTTTTGCCCACGGTGTCATGAATACGGATAATTTATCGATTACAGGCAGCACCTTAGACTTTGGTCCGTTTGGGTTTATGGAGCGCTTTAACCCCAGTTGGATTAATAACCACTCGGACCATACCGGGCGTTACAGTTATCAAAACCAACCGGCTATTGGCCATTGGAATATGAATGTGTGGCTGCCGCACTTTATGCGTTTGCCCAATATTGACCGCAGCACCTTAGCCGACTGCTTGGAGCCGTACGAGACTGCTTTTATGACCCGTTATCAGCAAGGGCTCTGTCGTAAATTAGGCCTGCCCTTCTCTCGCGATAGCATGGTATTGGCTTTTGAATGGCTCACTTTGATGGAAGACTATAATTTGGACTATACCAACAGCTTCCGAGCGTTAATTGGCCTAATCTATAAAGAATTACTCGCCGACCAAACAGCGTCTGATAGTTATGCTCATGAGCAACAATTATTACAGATCCTGCTAGCTGAGCTTAATACGGCCGGTACTGAGGCAACTACTGAATGGCAAGGGTGGCAAACGCGTTATTTAAACGCTATTAAGGCGGCTAGCACTGCGGAAGCGCCTGTTCCTTCATTAACAGAAATCGTAGAAAGCATGGCGACGGCTAACCCAGTCTATATCTTACGCAATGGGATGGCGCAGACCGCTATTGAGCAAGCGACCTCAGGTGATTTTGCTGAAGTGGATCGTCTCTATCAGCTATTATCGAGCCCTTATCAAGTGCAGCCCATTGCGACGCCTGCAGACACCCAACCCCCAGCACCCGATGCGCCGATGTTACCTATTAGCTGCTCGTCATAG
- a CDS encoding NADP-dependent malic enzyme, which yields MDQEQFEQAALHYHEHPRPGKISVTPTKQLANQRDLALAYSPGVAVPCLEIQRDPKLAAKYTARNNLVGVITNGTAVLGLGNIGPLASKPVMEGKGVLFKKFAGIDVFDLELAQNDPDKFIEAVAALEPTFGGINLEDIKAPECFKIERELRERMNIPVFHDDQHGTSIIVGAAMLNALLLTGKKIEEIKVVCSGAGAAAISCLNLICALGVNPANIFVSDSRGIITTNRENLDESKQQYARDTDATSLEDVIAGADMFLGLSMPGVLSVEMVKSMAVDPIIFALANPTPEIMPELAHSARPDVIMATGRSDYPNQVNNALCFPYIFRGALDVGATTVNEEMKVACVKAIAAMAHVEQQPTKNVRSLESMKSFGRDYLIPGPLEPNLIIEIASAVAKAAMDSGVATLPIDDMKAYRQQLSEFVYNSAFVMKPIFAKAKADPKRIVFCEGEDQNVLLAVQVVVDEGLAHPILVGRPAVIEANINSLGLRLINGQNIDIVNQDDDPRYKDYWQFYYERNKRRGVSIELARRDVRRKTTLIGSLLVEKGDADGMICGTFSYYSLHLKYVQNVIGKKEGVNDFYAMNAVLMQDRNIFIADTYIHEDPTAEQLAEMTVLAASQLRRFGITPRVALVSHSNFGTSDKASAVKMRKVHELLSNMNVDFDFDGEMHGDAALSERIRLEDLPSSTLKGSANLLILPTLDAANIAFNLLKTATNSASIGPILLGANKPVHILTPSATARRVVNMTALAVTEAQDLIAEGAAK from the coding sequence ATGGATCAAGAACAGTTCGAGCAAGCCGCCCTCCATTACCATGAGCACCCACGCCCAGGTAAAATTTCAGTCACGCCTACCAAGCAATTAGCCAACCAGCGTGATCTGGCGCTTGCCTACTCGCCTGGGGTTGCTGTGCCTTGTTTAGAAATTCAAAGAGACCCTAAATTAGCCGCTAAATATACAGCGCGTAATAACCTAGTCGGCGTTATCACAAACGGTACTGCGGTATTAGGCTTAGGCAACATCGGTCCCTTGGCGTCAAAGCCCGTGATGGAAGGTAAAGGAGTTCTGTTTAAGAAGTTTGCAGGCATTGATGTTTTCGATTTGGAACTGGCGCAAAATGACCCTGACAAATTTATCGAAGCCGTCGCCGCTTTAGAGCCAACTTTTGGGGGGATTAACTTAGAAGATATCAAAGCCCCAGAATGCTTTAAGATTGAGCGCGAATTGCGCGAGCGCATGAATATTCCAGTATTCCATGATGATCAACACGGAACTTCTATCATCGTAGGGGCGGCAATGTTAAACGCCCTACTGCTAACCGGTAAGAAAATCGAAGAGATTAAAGTCGTCTGTTCAGGTGCGGGTGCCGCAGCTATCTCTTGCTTAAACCTTATCTGTGCTTTAGGCGTCAACCCTGCCAATATCTTTGTCTCTGACTCACGCGGTATTATCACCACCAATCGTGAAAACTTAGACGAGTCTAAACAGCAGTATGCTCGTGATACGGATGCGACCTCTTTAGAAGACGTAATTGCCGGCGCTGATATGTTCTTGGGTCTATCTATGCCAGGCGTTTTAAGCGTTGAGATGGTGAAGAGCATGGCGGTCGACCCGATCATCTTCGCCCTAGCCAACCCTACGCCTGAAATCATGCCTGAGCTAGCGCACTCTGCCCGTCCTGACGTCATCATGGCAACGGGTCGCTCAGACTATCCTAACCAAGTGAACAACGCCCTTTGTTTCCCTTACATTTTCCGCGGTGCTTTAGATGTAGGCGCAACGACCGTCAATGAAGAAATGAAAGTGGCTTGTGTCAAAGCTATCGCCGCCATGGCCCACGTTGAGCAACAACCGACCAAAAACGTCCGCAGTTTAGAGAGCATGAAGAGCTTCGGTCGTGACTACCTAATCCCTGGTCCTCTAGAGCCAAACCTCATCATTGAAATCGCTTCTGCCGTAGCCAAAGCCGCTATGGACTCAGGCGTTGCGACTTTGCCTATCGACGATATGAAAGCTTATCGTCAGCAACTGTCTGAGTTTGTTTATAACTCAGCATTCGTCATGAAGCCTATCTTTGCCAAAGCGAAAGCAGATCCTAAGCGCATCGTATTCTGTGAAGGCGAAGACCAAAACGTCCTATTGGCTGTCCAGGTTGTGGTCGATGAAGGGCTAGCGCATCCTATCTTAGTGGGTCGTCCTGCGGTCATTGAAGCCAACATCAACTCGTTGGGCTTGCGTCTAATCAATGGGCAAAATATCGATATCGTCAATCAAGACGATGACCCTCGCTATAAAGACTACTGGCAGTTCTACTACGAGCGCAATAAGCGCCGCGGCGTCAGCATTGAGCTTGCGCGTCGTGACGTTCGCCGTAAAACCACGCTTATCGGCTCACTATTGGTCGAAAAAGGCGATGCCGATGGCATGATCTGCGGTACCTTTAGCTACTATAGCTTGCACTTGAAATACGTGCAGAACGTCATTGGTAAGAAAGAAGGCGTCAACGATTTTTATGCTATGAACGCCGTCTTGATGCAAGATCGTAATATCTTCATCGCAGACACGTACATTCATGAAGACCCAACGGCTGAGCAATTGGCTGAGATGACCGTATTGGCTGCTTCACAATTGCGCCGCTTTGGCATCACCCCACGTGTGGCCTTAGTTTCGCACTCTAACTTTGGCACTTCTGACAAAGCCAGTGCCGTGAAGATGCGTAAAGTACACGAGCTGTTGTCAAATATGAACGTGGACTTTGACTTTGATGGTGAGATGCATGGTGATGCCGCCCTTAGCGAGCGCATACGTCTAGAAGACTTGCCATCTAGCACGCTAAAAGGCTCAGCCAATCTGTTAATTTTGCCAACGCTAGATGCCGCTAATATCGCTTTCAACCTGTTGAAAACAGCGACCAACAGCGCTTCTATTGGTCCTATCCTATTGGGTGCGAACAAGCCAGTTCATATCTTGACGCCATCCGCTACAGCTCGCCGCGTGGTCAATATGACTGCGCTAGCGGTTACCGAAGCTCAAGACTTAATCGCGGAAGGCGCTGCTAAATAA